The Shewanella sp. NFH-SH190041 genome has a window encoding:
- a CDS encoding molybdopterin-dependent oxidoreductase Mo/Fe-S-binding subunit: protein MLVKFNLNGQPKSLECAAGANVQSLLKQLGLRSVRNSDDGFGFAGSDAILLDGVLHNASLLIAAQLEGCNVATAESLGKWNELSLVQQAMVDVGVVQSGYNDPAMALVITNLLERHPSPSQAQIEDALSGIFSRDAGYQQFYDVVALAARRLNEPAYQQAFAPEFRDDLKVVGKNSPKIDAFKMIKARPCYVEDRIAADACVIKMLRSPHPHAFITHLDVSQAEALPGVVSVITHKNCPDIPYTPGGQSAPEPSPLDRRMFGQKLRHVGDRVAAVVAESVEIAEAALKLIEVEYQVLKPVMSIDDAMAADAPIIHNEPIEYGVGAPADLAEQNEHADPREGKLIVNFPIGCFPRKNIAASVRGHIGDLDKGFAEADHIIERTYESKQVQQLPVETHICYSYMDGDRLVMHDSTQVPWHVRRQVAKILGIKQNKVHIVKERVGGGYGSKQDILLEDVCAWATWTTGRPVYFHHTREEEFISNSSRHVAKVRVKLGAKKDGTLTAIDMDFRANTGPYGNHALTVPCNGPALSLPLYPCDNVDFLVTTYYSNICPTGAYQGYGAPKGNFALTMAMAEMAAELGIDHLDMVEKNRVVEGQDLKILAAIGEGKMPAAAPKVHSCALEPILKQGWEMINWDSPKESDGDWRIGRGVAIIQQKSGIPDIDQANCAIKMASDGTFIVHSGGADIGTGLDTVVNKLVAEVLCCPLDNITIHSGDTDHAPFDKGAYASSGTCFSGNAARLAAEAMKEKILKCGAEMLGVEVYKVELVAPGIVRCQHHDQKVGEVSFFDIAHKAESGTGWGQLLASGCFTTPEFAFPYGANFAEVAVNVRSGEIRLDKFYALLDCGTPVNPDLALGQIYGASMRAIGHSLYEELIYDEQGIPLTRDLKTYGAPMIGDIPKDFRAVLVPSDDPVGPYGAKSISEIGVNGAAPAIASAIHDACGVWIRDWHFTPEKVLAGLKLL, encoded by the coding sequence ATGTTGGTGAAATTTAACTTGAATGGTCAACCGAAATCACTGGAATGTGCAGCTGGTGCCAATGTGCAGTCACTGTTAAAGCAATTGGGATTGCGCTCTGTGCGGAACAGTGATGATGGTTTTGGTTTTGCCGGCTCTGATGCCATCTTGCTTGATGGGGTGCTGCATAACGCCTCTTTACTGATCGCCGCGCAATTGGAAGGTTGTAATGTGGCGACGGCAGAGTCTTTGGGCAAATGGAATGAATTAAGTCTGGTGCAGCAGGCCATGGTGGATGTTGGTGTGGTGCAGTCTGGTTACAATGACCCGGCAATGGCACTGGTGATTACCAATTTACTTGAGCGGCATCCAAGTCCTTCTCAGGCACAGATTGAAGATGCGCTAAGCGGTATTTTCAGCCGTGATGCCGGTTATCAGCAGTTTTATGATGTGGTGGCATTGGCCGCAAGGCGTCTCAATGAGCCGGCGTATCAACAGGCCTTTGCCCCTGAGTTCCGTGATGATCTGAAAGTCGTGGGTAAAAACAGTCCTAAGATTGATGCCTTTAAGATGATTAAGGCTCGCCCGTGTTATGTGGAAGACCGCATTGCAGCGGATGCTTGCGTGATTAAAATGCTGCGCAGCCCTCATCCCCATGCCTTTATTACCCATTTAGATGTTAGCCAGGCTGAAGCATTACCTGGCGTGGTGTCGGTGATCACCCATAAAAATTGCCCGGACATTCCTTATACCCCAGGTGGGCAAAGTGCACCTGAGCCATCACCGTTAGACAGACGCATGTTTGGGCAGAAATTGCGTCATGTGGGCGACCGTGTGGCTGCTGTGGTGGCCGAAAGCGTTGAAATCGCTGAAGCGGCATTAAAACTGATTGAGGTGGAATACCAAGTACTTAAGCCGGTGATGAGCATTGATGATGCCATGGCGGCCGATGCACCAATTATCCATAACGAGCCGATTGAATATGGCGTGGGTGCGCCAGCCGATTTAGCTGAGCAGAATGAACATGCTGATCCTCGGGAAGGCAAGCTGATTGTGAACTTCCCTATTGGCTGTTTTCCACGCAAAAATATTGCCGCCAGTGTCCGGGGGCATATTGGTGATTTGGATAAAGGCTTTGCTGAGGCCGATCATATTATCGAGCGGACCTATGAATCGAAACAGGTGCAGCAACTGCCGGTAGAGACCCATATCTGTTACAGCTATATGGATGGTGATCGTCTGGTGATGCACGACTCCACCCAAGTGCCTTGGCACGTGCGTCGGCAAGTGGCCAAGATCCTTGGCATTAAACAAAACAAGGTACATATCGTCAAAGAGCGGGTCGGCGGTGGCTATGGCTCTAAACAGGATATTTTGCTGGAAGATGTGTGTGCCTGGGCAACCTGGACCACCGGCCGGCCGGTGTATTTCCACCATACCCGGGAAGAGGAGTTTATCAGTAACTCCAGCCGCCATGTGGCGAAAGTGCGGGTAAAACTGGGGGCGAAAAAGGACGGTACGTTAACCGCTATCGATATGGATTTCCGTGCCAATACCGGCCCATACGGTAACCATGCCCTGACAGTGCCTTGTAATGGCCCTGCCTTGTCCTTACCTCTGTATCCCTGTGATAACGTCGATTTTCTGGTCACCACGTATTACTCCAACATTTGTCCTACCGGTGCCTACCAAGGTTATGGCGCGCCAAAAGGTAACTTCGCTTTGACCATGGCGATGGCTGAGATGGCGGCAGAGCTTGGCATTGACCATCTGGATATGGTGGAAAAGAACCGTGTTGTAGAAGGGCAAGATCTCAAAATTCTGGCGGCTATCGGGGAAGGGAAGATGCCCGCCGCGGCGCCGAAAGTGCACAGTTGCGCGTTGGAGCCCATCCTGAAACAAGGGTGGGAGATGATTAATTGGGATAGCCCGAAAGAAAGTGACGGTGATTGGCGCATTGGTCGTGGTGTTGCCATTATCCAGCAAAAATCGGGTATTCCGGATATTGACCAAGCTAACTGCGCCATCAAGATGGCCTCAGATGGCACCTTTATTGTTCACTCCGGCGGCGCGGATATCGGCACGGGATTAGATACTGTGGTGAACAAGCTGGTGGCAGAAGTGCTGTGTTGTCCACTAGACAATATCACTATTCACTCTGGTGATACTGACCATGCCCCATTTGATAAAGGCGCTTACGCTTCATCTGGCACCTGTTTCTCGGGTAATGCGGCGCGTCTAGCGGCAGAAGCGATGAAGGAGAAGATCCTGAAATGTGGCGCTGAGATGCTCGGGGTAGAAGTGTATAAGGTTGAGTTAGTCGCCCCCGGTATTGTGCGCTGTCAGCACCATGATCAGAAAGTGGGTGAAGTGAGCTTCTTTGATATCGCCCATAAAGCGGAAAGTGGCACTGGTTGGGGGCAACTGCTGGCATCTGGCTGCTTCACTACCCCTGAATTTGCCTTCCCATATGGTGCTAACTTCGCTGAAGTGGCAGTGAATGTCCGCAGCGGTGAAATCCGCTTGGATAAGTTCTATGCCCTGTTGGATTGCGGCACACCGGTGAACCCTGATTTGGCGCTGGGACAGATTTACGGCGCCAGCATGCGGGCCATTGGTCACAGCCTGTATGAAGAGCTGATTTACGATGAGCAGGGCATTCCACTCACGCGGGATCTAAAGACCTATGGCGCGCCCATGATCGGGGATATTCCAAAGGACTTCCGCGCGGTGTTAGTGCCCAGTGATGATCCTGTCGGCCCTTATGGTGCCAAGTCTATCTCTGAAATTGGCGTAAATGGTGCCGCTCCTGCGATTGCCTCAGCGATCCATGATGCTTGCGGCGTGTGGATCCGTGATTGGCACTTTACCCCTGAAAAAGTCTTGGCAGGGCTGAAGTTGCTGTAA
- the ihfA gene encoding integration host factor subunit alpha gives MALTKAEMAEHLFETLGINKRVAKEMVESFFEEIRCALENGEQVKLSGFGNFDLRDKNQRPGRNPKTGEDIPICARRVVTFRPGQKLKSRVEVANTDK, from the coding sequence ATGGCACTTACCAAAGCCGAAATGGCAGAACATCTTTTCGAAACACTTGGTATTAACAAGCGCGTAGCGAAAGAGATGGTAGAGTCGTTCTTCGAAGAGATTCGATGTGCACTTGAAAATGGTGAGCAGGTCAAGCTATCTGGCTTTGGCAATTTCGACTTGCGGGACAAAAACCAACGTCCTGGCAGAAATCCAAAGACAGGCGAAGATATACCTATCTGCGCCCGCCGAGTGGTGACCTTCCGCCCCGGTCAGAAGTTAAAAAGCCGGGTAGAAGTCGCTAACACCGACAAATAG
- the lpxM gene encoding lauroyl-Kdo(2)-lipid IV(A) myristoyltransferase (LpxM is lauroyl-Kdo(2)-lipid IV(A) myristoyltransferase, an enzyme characterized in Escherichia coli and involved in biosynthesis of the form of lipid A found in that species and some closely related species.) yields the protein MSRAAKHFDRRFHLSLLHPKYWLSWLGIGLLVIFGLMPAVVRDPIARMMAHLVMHIAKRPIAVARANLKTCFPEKSEAEIASLIRENVENFVMILLAQAELMLKGRKYLRRRVKLMGYEHVQQARDAGKPVIFIMPHVWGIEYAGLRLNLELPMVTMAKAHRNGLFNWFNNRMRSSLGARVYMREAGIRALLSELKNDFSFFYLPDEDHGRDKSIFAPFLGTVKATLPVVGRLAQAGNAAVMPVKIGYNRHSRQFDLTVMPAIAPEAMQGKENEARALNHAVEQVILAYPEQYMWFLRVLRTRPEGEADIYD from the coding sequence TTGTCCAGAGCAGCAAAACATTTCGATCGCCGTTTTCACCTTTCACTGCTTCATCCCAAATATTGGTTATCTTGGCTTGGTATTGGCCTGTTAGTTATTTTCGGGTTGATGCCTGCTGTTGTTCGTGATCCCATTGCCCGTATGATGGCGCATTTGGTGATGCATATTGCTAAACGGCCGATTGCGGTCGCACGAGCGAACTTGAAAACCTGTTTTCCGGAGAAATCAGAGGCAGAGATAGCATCACTGATCCGTGAAAATGTGGAAAATTTTGTGATGATCCTGCTGGCGCAAGCAGAACTGATGCTTAAGGGCCGAAAGTATTTACGCCGCCGGGTGAAGTTAATGGGTTATGAACATGTGCAGCAGGCCCGTGATGCTGGTAAGCCTGTGATTTTTATTATGCCCCATGTTTGGGGGATTGAGTATGCTGGTTTACGGTTGAACCTTGAGTTGCCGATGGTGACCATGGCAAAAGCTCACCGTAATGGTCTATTTAATTGGTTTAATAACCGGATGCGTAGTTCGCTTGGCGCGAGAGTTTATATGCGTGAAGCGGGGATTCGAGCACTGCTTTCTGAGCTGAAAAACGATTTCAGTTTCTTTTATCTACCCGATGAAGATCATGGCCGGGATAAGAGCATCTTTGCGCCATTTTTGGGCACAGTAAAAGCCACCTTGCCTGTGGTTGGTCGTCTGGCGCAGGCAGGCAATGCTGCCGTGATGCCGGTTAAAATTGGCTATAACCGTCATAGCCGTCAATTTGATTTAACGGTTATGCCAGCGATTGCACCGGAAGCAATGCAGGGCAAGGAAAATGAAGCTCGAGCGCTCAATCATGCTGTTGAGCAGGTGATTCTTGCCTATCCAGAGCAATACATGTGGTTCTTACGTGTGTTGCGTACCCGGCCAGAAGGGGAAGCTGATATTTACGACTAA
- the ygfM gene encoding molybdopterin-dependent oxidoreductase FAD-binding subunit, translating into MIEHYFRPQTPEQALELMHAHSPHAVWFNGGSKLNAAPTRTDKTVAIALSDLPCNDIRCEGEALYLGAMCKLQALIEHELTPAALKDAAGFVYSRHIRHQATLGGEIAAKQDEAVLLPALLAMHAELILADGQQVSLEAYLDNPGALILEVVLPQRAIHCHTRSVRRSAGGLAVITAAVSLSADGKVEMLLDGMNQLGERQARPVSLRDVAGQALEGEALERAVAEAISPVADIRGSIEYKRYIAGVVMADLLVECQQLAQSTQGE; encoded by the coding sequence ATGATAGAGCATTATTTTCGCCCCCAAACTCCGGAGCAGGCATTGGAATTGATGCATGCCCACAGTCCCCACGCCGTTTGGTTTAACGGTGGATCCAAACTGAATGCTGCCCCGACCCGAACTGATAAAACCGTCGCCATTGCCCTGTCTGATTTACCTTGTAATGACATTCGTTGTGAAGGTGAAGCGCTGTACCTTGGTGCCATGTGCAAACTGCAGGCCTTAATTGAGCATGAATTGACACCCGCTGCTTTGAAAGACGCCGCGGGTTTTGTTTATTCGCGCCATATTCGTCATCAGGCAACGTTAGGCGGTGAGATTGCTGCAAAGCAAGATGAAGCAGTGTTACTGCCCGCATTGCTGGCGATGCATGCCGAACTGATTTTAGCCGATGGCCAGCAGGTTTCGCTGGAAGCCTATTTGGATAACCCAGGCGCGCTGATCTTAGAAGTGGTGCTACCTCAGCGAGCAATACATTGTCATACCCGCAGTGTGCGCCGCTCAGCCGGTGGACTTGCGGTAATAACGGCAGCGGTTTCCCTCAGTGCTGATGGCAAGGTTGAGATGCTGCTTGATGGCATGAACCAACTGGGTGAACGTCAGGCTCGGCCTGTCAGTTTGCGTGATGTCGCGGGGCAGGCATTAGAAGGTGAAGCGCTGGAGCGCGCTGTTGCTGAAGCTATTTCTCCTGTAGCGGATATCCGCGGCAGCATTGAATATAAGCGCTATATCGCCGGCGTGGTGATGGCGGATTTATTGGTTGAATGTCAGCAATTGGCACAGAGCACACAGGGAGAATAA